In Paraburkholderia sprentiae WSM5005, a genomic segment contains:
- a CDS encoding molybdopterin cofactor-binding domain-containing protein: MTGPDFSVDRRGAPPSRKQLYDAQSVLIVARPPPAPVKAASGQPGSRSSFVPSEAELFLAVRDDGSVVAFNGHVDLGTGIGTALAQIVAEELDVPLTRVSIVLGHTGETPNQGPTIASATIQISAVPLRQAAAQARQYLLAQAAARLDADTNDLDVQDGRVFARNGDPAQGIPYGELIKGQRVELLLSNDAPLKSPHAYRVVGKSAPRVDIPAKATGELSFVHDVRVPGMLHGRVVRPPYAGIAQGAFIGHSLLEVNEAPIRDLPGIVKVVVIRDFVGIVAEREEIAQLAARRLDVRWKTVDGLPPLDTGEQVEAALRANPATRRDLVIEGDVDAALAQHPARTLERTYVWPFQMHASIGPSCAVADYRNTDREGAKLNVWSGTQNPHSLRADLALLLALDEARIDIVRIDAAGCYGRNCADDVAADAALLSRAVGAPVRVQLSREDEHGWEPKGAAQLMDVRGALSAEGELAAYDFATRYPSNDAPTLALLLTGAIPAQPQVFEMGDRTAVPPYDYRSMRIVCDDTPPIVRAAWLRGVSALPNAFAHESFIDELAEQAGVDPVEFRLRHLTDPRAIDLVKAVAAKAGWQAREAAFKTRGADHEDGDIARGRGIAYARYVHSKFPGFGAAWSAWVADVEVNRRSGELAVTRVVVGQDTGTVVNPDGLRHQIHGNVIQTTSRALKEQVSFGDNAVTSQEWGAYPILTFREVPVIDVVMMPRHGEPPMGAGESASLPGAAAIANALYDATGVRFRRPPFTPEKIRAALADAQAQDNAARRNKRWRRGLFGVLAAGAAGALGWIGALSFASVAGAPLAPIAPPLASAFAPELVARGKLLASLGNCAVCHTARNGVPNAGGKPLATPFGTVYSTNLTPDGQTGIGHWSLEAFVRAMRHGISRDGHRLYPAFPYTSFQNISDDDLHALYAYLMSQTPVRSRPPETKLAFPFSVRPLMAAWNGLFLRRTAFAADPAQSVQWNRGAYLVNGLGHCSACHTPRNAFGAEKTGAAFMGGGSAEGWQAPALSALSSAPVPWSEDELFRYLRDGYAPLHGVAAGPMAPVIGDLAALPDSDIRAMAVYLASLNPLEPNADPAASARNYELASTMTGAPVTAGARLFDGACAACHHTGSGPQLFGAHPSLALNTNLHGATPDNLIRVILDGIGSPARPELGTMPAYRDSFNDAQVAELVSYLRSQFAGGKPAWQDVAANVARIRAQPREQ, encoded by the coding sequence ATGACCGGGCCCGACTTCAGCGTCGATCGTCGTGGCGCGCCGCCGTCGCGCAAGCAGTTGTACGACGCGCAGAGCGTGCTGATCGTCGCGCGGCCGCCGCCTGCACCGGTCAAGGCCGCGTCCGGCCAGCCGGGCTCGCGTTCGTCGTTCGTGCCGAGCGAGGCCGAGCTGTTTCTGGCCGTGCGCGACGATGGCAGCGTGGTCGCGTTCAATGGTCACGTGGACCTTGGCACCGGCATCGGCACCGCGCTCGCGCAGATCGTCGCGGAAGAACTCGATGTGCCGCTCACGCGTGTGTCGATCGTGCTCGGCCATACCGGCGAAACGCCGAACCAGGGACCGACGATCGCCAGCGCGACGATTCAGATTTCGGCGGTGCCGCTGCGGCAAGCGGCGGCGCAAGCGCGTCAGTATCTGCTCGCGCAAGCAGCCGCGCGCCTCGATGCAGACACGAACGATCTCGACGTGCAGGACGGCCGCGTGTTTGCGCGCAATGGCGACCCGGCGCAGGGCATTCCCTATGGCGAGCTGATCAAAGGCCAGCGTGTCGAACTGCTGCTGTCGAACGATGCCCCTTTGAAATCGCCGCACGCGTACCGCGTCGTCGGCAAAAGCGCGCCGCGTGTCGACATTCCCGCCAAGGCGACCGGTGAGCTGAGCTTCGTGCACGATGTGCGCGTGCCCGGCATGCTGCACGGACGCGTGGTGCGGCCGCCTTATGCGGGCATCGCGCAGGGCGCGTTCATCGGACATAGCCTGCTGGAAGTAAACGAAGCGCCGATTCGCGACTTGCCGGGCATCGTCAAGGTGGTCGTGATTCGCGACTTCGTCGGTATCGTCGCCGAGCGCGAGGAGATCGCGCAGCTGGCGGCTCGGCGGCTCGACGTGCGCTGGAAAACGGTCGACGGCTTGCCGCCGCTCGACACCGGCGAGCAGGTCGAAGCGGCGTTGCGCGCCAATCCGGCGACGCGGCGCGATCTGGTAATCGAAGGTGACGTGGATGCCGCGCTCGCCCAACACCCGGCCCGCACGCTGGAGCGAACCTATGTTTGGCCGTTCCAGATGCATGCATCGATCGGCCCGTCCTGCGCGGTCGCGGACTATCGCAACACGGACCGCGAAGGCGCGAAGCTCAACGTCTGGTCCGGCACGCAGAACCCGCATTCGCTGCGCGCCGATCTCGCGTTGCTGCTCGCGCTCGACGAAGCGCGCATCGACATCGTGCGGATCGATGCGGCGGGCTGCTACGGGCGCAATTGCGCGGACGACGTGGCCGCCGACGCCGCGCTGCTGTCGCGCGCGGTCGGCGCGCCGGTGCGCGTGCAGCTATCGCGCGAGGACGAACATGGGTGGGAACCGAAGGGCGCCGCGCAACTGATGGACGTACGCGGCGCGCTGAGCGCCGAAGGCGAACTCGCCGCCTACGACTTCGCGACGCGCTATCCGTCGAACGACGCCCCCACGCTCGCGCTGCTGCTGACCGGCGCGATCCCCGCCCAGCCGCAGGTGTTCGAGATGGGCGACCGCACGGCCGTGCCGCCATACGACTATCGCAGCATGCGCATCGTCTGCGACGACACGCCGCCGATCGTGCGCGCCGCGTGGCTGCGCGGCGTGTCCGCGTTGCCGAACGCGTTCGCGCACGAGTCGTTCATCGATGAACTCGCCGAGCAGGCCGGCGTCGATCCGGTCGAATTCCGCCTCCGGCATTTAACCGACCCGCGCGCGATCGACCTCGTCAAGGCGGTCGCGGCGAAAGCCGGGTGGCAAGCGCGCGAAGCCGCGTTCAAAACGCGCGGCGCAGACCACGAAGACGGTGACATCGCGCGCGGCCGGGGCATCGCGTACGCCCGCTACGTGCACAGCAAATTTCCGGGTTTCGGCGCGGCATGGTCCGCGTGGGTCGCCGACGTCGAAGTCAATCGCAGGAGCGGTGAGCTGGCGGTCACGCGCGTCGTGGTCGGCCAGGACACGGGCACGGTGGTCAATCCCGACGGCTTGCGTCATCAGATTCACGGCAACGTGATCCAGACGACGAGCCGCGCGCTGAAGGAGCAGGTCAGTTTCGGCGACAACGCGGTGACGAGCCAGGAGTGGGGCGCGTATCCGATCCTGACGTTCCGCGAAGTGCCGGTGATCGACGTCGTAATGATGCCGCGCCACGGCGAGCCGCCGATGGGCGCGGGCGAATCCGCGTCGCTGCCCGGCGCGGCCGCGATCGCCAACGCGCTGTACGATGCGACCGGCGTACGTTTCCGACGTCCGCCGTTCACGCCGGAGAAGATTCGCGCCGCGCTCGCCGACGCGCAGGCGCAAGACAACGCGGCGCGCCGCAACAAGCGCTGGCGGCGCGGCTTGTTCGGCGTGTTGGCCGCAGGCGCGGCGGGCGCGCTCGGCTGGATTGGCGCGCTGTCGTTCGCCTCGGTTGCCGGCGCGCCGCTTGCGCCGATCGCGCCGCCGCTCGCGAGCGCGTTCGCGCCGGAACTGGTCGCGCGCGGCAAGCTGCTCGCGTCGCTCGGCAATTGCGCGGTTTGCCATACCGCCCGCAACGGCGTGCCGAACGCCGGCGGCAAGCCGCTCGCCACACCGTTCGGCACCGTCTACAGCACCAACCTCACGCCCGACGGCCAGACCGGGATCGGCCACTGGTCGCTCGAAGCGTTCGTGCGCGCGATGCGGCACGGCATCAGCCGCGACGGTCATCGGCTGTATCCCGCGTTTCCGTACACGTCGTTCCAGAATATCTCCGACGACGATCTGCACGCGCTGTACGCGTACCTGATGTCGCAAACGCCGGTGCGCAGCCGGCCGCCGGAGACGAAGCTGGCGTTTCCGTTCAGCGTGCGTCCGCTGATGGCTGCATGGAACGGCCTGTTTCTCCGCCGCACCGCGTTTGCCGCCGACCCCGCGCAAAGCGTCCAATGGAATCGCGGCGCGTATCTGGTGAATGGCCTCGGCCATTGCAGCGCCTGCCACACGCCGCGCAACGCGTTCGGCGCCGAAAAAACCGGCGCGGCGTTCATGGGCGGCGGCAGCGCCGAGGGCTGGCAAGCGCCCGCGCTGTCGGCGTTGTCGAGTGCGCCGGTGCCGTGGAGCGAGGACGAGCTGTTTCGCTATCTGCGCGACGGTTACGCGCCGTTGCACGGCGTCGCGGCCGGGCCGATGGCGCCCGTGATCGGCGACCTCGCGGCGCTGCCCGACAGCGACATCCGCGCGATGGCCGTCTATCTCGCGTCGCTCAATCCGCTGGAGCCGAACGCCGATCCCGCCGCCAGCGCGCGCAACTACGAGCTGGCCAGCACGATGACGGGCGCGCCGGTCACGGCGGGCGCACGGCTTTTCGACGGCGCGTGCGCCGCGTGCCATCACACCGGCAGCGGGCCGCAGCTGTTCGGCGCGCATCCGTCGC
- a CDS encoding amino acid synthesis family protein translates to MFEIRRVLTHVEDIFHEFGPAPAQPLRRGAIAAVMTNSFAGRYEPKIEPAMEALKPIGFDMAQRLLTAMAVPHASIEGYGKGAIVGARGELEHGALWHVPGGYAMRELLDKHGVPTHAIVPSTKKVGAPSTALDVPLTHVNASYVRSHFDAIEVRVPGAPAADEIVYILVMSTGQRVHARVGGLAKEAIVGKDGLR, encoded by the coding sequence GTGTTCGAAATACGCCGCGTGCTGACGCACGTCGAGGACATCTTTCACGAGTTCGGCCCCGCACCCGCGCAGCCGCTCAGACGCGGCGCGATTGCCGCGGTGATGACGAATTCGTTCGCGGGCCGCTACGAACCGAAAATCGAGCCCGCGATGGAGGCGCTGAAGCCGATCGGCTTCGATATGGCGCAGCGGCTGCTCACGGCGATGGCGGTGCCGCATGCGTCGATTGAGGGCTATGGGAAGGGCGCGATCGTTGGCGCGCGCGGCGAGCTCGAGCACGGCGCGCTGTGGCACGTGCCTGGCGGCTATGCGATGCGCGAGCTGCTCGACAAGCACGGTGTGCCGACCCACGCGATCGTGCCGTCGACGAAGAAAGTCGGCGCGCCGTCTACCGCGCTCGACGTGCCGCTCACACATGTCAACGCGAGCTACGTGCGCAGCCACTTCGATGCGATCGAAGTGCGCGTGCCCGGCGCCCCGGCGGCCGACGAGATCGTCTACATCCTCGTCATGAGCACGGGGCAGCGCGTGCATGCGCGGGTGGGCGGCCTCGCGAAAGAGGCGATCGTCGGCAAGGACGGCTTGCGCTGA
- a CDS encoding ABC transporter ATP-binding protein, giving the protein MSEPMLKVSGLNAFYGRAHVVFDVGLEVGRGEVVALMGRNGAGKSTTMKALMGLLPRRHGEVTFRGQNISALAPYRIARMGVGFVPEDRRVFADLTVMENLDTGRQPPREGAPQWTPEKLFRLFPNLGEMPKRPGGQMSGGEQQMLTVSRTLMGNPYLVLLDEPSEGVAPVIVEQMANMILELKREGLSILLSEQNLHFAELVSDRAYVLEKGQIRFSGTIGELARNETVRRAYLSV; this is encoded by the coding sequence ATGAGCGAACCGATGCTGAAGGTCTCCGGCCTCAACGCGTTCTACGGTCGCGCGCACGTCGTGTTCGACGTCGGCCTCGAAGTCGGCCGTGGCGAAGTAGTCGCGCTGATGGGCCGCAACGGCGCGGGCAAATCGACGACGATGAAAGCGCTGATGGGACTACTGCCGCGCCGCCACGGCGAAGTGACGTTTCGCGGCCAGAACATCAGCGCGCTCGCGCCGTACCGGATCGCCCGCATGGGCGTCGGCTTCGTGCCCGAGGATCGCCGGGTGTTCGCGGATCTGACGGTGATGGAGAACCTCGACACCGGCCGCCAGCCGCCGCGCGAAGGCGCGCCGCAATGGACACCCGAGAAGCTGTTCCGCCTGTTTCCGAATCTCGGCGAAATGCCGAAGCGCCCCGGCGGCCAGATGAGCGGCGGCGAGCAGCAGATGCTGACCGTGTCGCGCACGCTGATGGGCAATCCGTATCTGGTGCTGCTCGACGAACCATCCGAAGGGGTCGCGCCGGTGATCGTCGAGCAGATGGCGAACATGATTCTCGAACTGAAGCGCGAAGGGCTATCCATTCTGTTATCCGAACAGAATCTGCACTTCGCCGAGCTGGTCAGCGACCGCGCGTATGTGCTCGAAAAAGGGCAGATCCGTTTCAGCGGCACGATCGGCGAACTCGCGCGGAACGAAACAGTGAGGCGCGCTTATCTGAGCGTGTGA
- a CDS encoding (2Fe-2S)-binding protein, whose protein sequence is MTNRAARLVLTVNGATHVVDAVAQTPLLYLLRNDLALNGPKFGCGLGECGACTVLLDGIPTRACVTTAEVALGREITTLEGLGTRTALHPVQQAFIDEQAAQCGYCLNGMIMTAKALLDRDPHPSVATIQRELSRNLCRCGTHVEIVRAVQRAAQLLAAQTDVHDGARG, encoded by the coding sequence ATGACGAACCGCGCCGCGCGGCTCGTGCTGACGGTGAACGGCGCGACGCATGTGGTCGATGCGGTGGCGCAGACGCCGCTGCTCTATCTGCTGCGCAACGATCTCGCGCTGAACGGGCCGAAGTTCGGCTGCGGCCTCGGCGAATGCGGCGCCTGCACCGTGCTGCTCGACGGCATACCGACGCGCGCCTGCGTGACGACCGCCGAAGTGGCGCTGGGCCGCGAGATCACGACGCTCGAAGGGCTGGGCACCCGCACCGCGTTGCATCCGGTGCAGCAGGCGTTCATCGACGAACAGGCCGCGCAATGCGGCTACTGCCTGAACGGCATGATCATGACCGCGAAGGCGCTGCTCGATCGCGATCCGCATCCGAGCGTCGCGACGATCCAGCGCGAGTTGTCGCGCAATCTGTGCCGCTGCGGCACGCATGTCGAGATCGTGCGCGCGGTGCAGCGCGCCGCGCAATTGCTCGCCGCGCAGACCGATGTGCACGACGGAGCGCGCGGATGA
- a CDS encoding ABC transporter permease — translation MLSNLLVQLVNGLADASTLFLVAAGLSLIFGVTRIVNFAHGSFYMFGIYVAYSIASRFGHTAGGFWLSVLAAALAVAVLGALVEIVVLRRIYQAPELFHLLATFALVLIFRDAALWLWGPDDLFGPRAPHLAGAVDFLGHPLPTYDIALIVIGPVVLLLLWYALTRTRWGTLVRAATQDREMLGALGINQAWLFTGVFFVGAFLAGLGGALQGPRMSANLSLDLETIGNAFVVVVVGGMGSIPGAFVAALLIAEIKALCIGIGHVTIFGIGLSLSRFTLVAEFVVMAVVLVVRPWGLLGRASAAVRAMGAPETPLRPAGKRLKWLAAFVLLVLALAPLAANAFPYMPVLLVEILIAVLFAASLHFIMGPGGLHSFGHAAYFGLGAYGAALFLKVLNLPMEAALLLGPLLAMVGALVFGWFCVRLSGVYLAMLTLAFAQIVWSVVFQWDDVTGGSNGVLGLWPSNWLSSPVAFYYLTLACVVLGVWLLRRMLFSPLGYAMRASRDSALRAEAIGIDVKRVQWASFVIAALFCGLAGSLYAFSKGNISPEVISVSRSVDGLVMVLLGGLQTLSGPIVGAAVFTWLQDTVARQTDYWQALLGLAILLLVIAFPQGIVGFVRERFGDANGDQADNADGAAASPPQRSAAVKEGL, via the coding sequence ATGCTTTCGAACTTGCTGGTACAACTGGTCAATGGACTCGCCGACGCGTCGACGCTGTTTCTGGTCGCCGCCGGTTTGTCGTTGATCTTCGGCGTGACGCGCATCGTCAACTTTGCGCACGGCTCGTTCTATATGTTCGGCATCTACGTCGCCTACAGCATCGCGAGCCGCTTTGGCCACACGGCGGGCGGCTTCTGGCTGTCGGTGCTGGCGGCCGCGCTCGCGGTCGCGGTGTTGGGCGCGCTCGTCGAAATCGTCGTGCTGCGGCGGATCTACCAGGCGCCCGAGCTGTTCCATCTGCTCGCCACGTTCGCGCTCGTGCTGATCTTTCGCGACGCCGCGCTATGGCTTTGGGGCCCCGACGATCTGTTCGGCCCGCGCGCGCCGCATCTCGCGGGCGCGGTCGATTTTCTCGGCCATCCGCTGCCTACCTACGACATCGCGCTGATCGTGATCGGTCCCGTCGTCTTGCTGCTGCTGTGGTACGCGCTGACGCGCACGCGCTGGGGCACGCTGGTGCGCGCCGCGACGCAGGACCGCGAGATGCTCGGCGCGCTCGGCATCAACCAGGCGTGGCTGTTTACCGGCGTGTTCTTCGTCGGCGCGTTTCTCGCGGGACTCGGCGGCGCGCTGCAAGGACCGCGCATGTCGGCGAACCTGTCGCTCGATCTCGAGACGATCGGCAATGCGTTCGTGGTCGTCGTGGTCGGCGGCATGGGGTCGATTCCGGGTGCGTTCGTCGCGGCGTTGTTGATCGCCGAGATCAAGGCGCTGTGTATCGGCATCGGCCACGTGACGATTTTCGGCATCGGCTTGTCGCTGAGCCGCTTTACGCTGGTGGCCGAATTCGTCGTGATGGCGGTCGTGCTGGTGGTGCGGCCCTGGGGTCTGCTCGGCCGCGCGAGCGCCGCGGTGCGCGCGATGGGCGCGCCGGAAACGCCATTGCGCCCGGCGGGCAAGCGTCTGAAGTGGCTGGCCGCCTTCGTATTGCTGGTGCTCGCGCTCGCGCCGCTCGCGGCCAACGCGTTTCCCTATATGCCGGTGCTGCTGGTCGAAATCCTGATCGCGGTGCTGTTCGCGGCGAGCCTGCATTTCATCATGGGTCCGGGCGGCCTGCATTCGTTCGGCCATGCCGCGTACTTTGGACTTGGCGCTTACGGCGCGGCGCTGTTTCTCAAGGTGCTGAATCTGCCGATGGAAGCGGCCTTGCTGCTCGGGCCGCTGCTCGCGATGGTGGGCGCACTCGTGTTCGGCTGGTTCTGCGTGCGCCTGTCCGGTGTCTATCTCGCGATGCTGACGCTCGCGTTCGCGCAGATCGTCTGGTCGGTCGTGTTCCAGTGGGACGACGTGACGGGCGGCAGCAACGGCGTTCTCGGTCTATGGCCGTCGAACTGGCTGTCGTCGCCGGTCGCGTTTTACTACTTGACGTTAGCGTGCGTGGTGCTCGGCGTGTGGCTGTTGCGCCGCATGCTGTTCTCGCCGCTCGGCTATGCGATGCGCGCGTCGCGCGATTCCGCGCTGCGCGCCGAGGCGATCGGCATCGACGTGAAGCGCGTGCAGTGGGCGTCGTTCGTGATTGCGGCGTTGTTCTGCGGGCTTGCCGGATCGCTGTATGCGTTTTCCAAGGGCAACATCTCGCCCGAAGTGATCAGCGTGAGCCGGTCGGTCGACGGCCTCGTGATGGTGCTGCTCGGCGGCTTGCAGACGTTGAGCGGGCCGATCGTCGGCGCGGCCGTGTTCACGTGGCTGCAAGACACGGTCGCGCGACAGACCGACTACTGGCAGGCGCTGCTAGGGCTCGCGATCCTGTTACTGGTGATCGCGTTTCCGCAGGGGATCGTCGGCTTCGTTCGCGAGCGCTTCGGCGATGCCAACGGCGATCAGGCCGACAACGCCGACGGCGCCGCCGCCTCGCCGCCGCAACGGAGCGCCGCGGTCAAGGAGGGCCTATGA
- a CDS encoding amino acid synthesis family protein, with product MAIRLRKLVVQVDETRIEMGQTVEPPARRAVAIAVIDNPYAGRYEAKLDALIEAGEELGALLGKRCVEALGIAPGEAQSYGKAAIVGEAGELEHAAAILHPKLGAPLRAAVEKGAALVPSAKKIGTLGTAIDVPLGHKDAAYVRSHFDAIEARVADAPRANEIVVAVAVTASGRPLPRIGGLQASEIKGEDGLR from the coding sequence ATGGCAATCAGGCTTCGCAAGCTGGTCGTGCAGGTCGACGAAACACGCATCGAAATGGGCCAGACCGTCGAGCCGCCCGCGCGCCGCGCGGTCGCGATCGCGGTGATCGATAATCCGTATGCGGGCCGCTACGAGGCGAAGCTCGACGCGCTGATCGAAGCGGGCGAGGAACTCGGCGCGCTGCTCGGCAAGCGCTGCGTCGAGGCGTTGGGCATCGCGCCCGGCGAAGCGCAAAGCTACGGCAAGGCGGCGATCGTCGGCGAGGCGGGCGAGCTCGAACATGCGGCCGCGATCCTGCATCCGAAGCTCGGCGCGCCGCTGCGCGCGGCGGTCGAAAAGGGCGCGGCGCTGGTGCCGTCGGCGAAGAAGATCGGCACGCTAGGTACCGCGATCGACGTGCCGCTCGGCCACAAGGACGCCGCCTACGTGCGCAGCCATTTCGACGCGATCGAGGCGCGCGTGGCCGACGCGCCGCGCGCGAACGAAATCGTCGTGGCGGTCGCGGTGACCGCGTCGGGCCGGCCGCTGCCGCGCATCGGCGGCCTGCAGGCGAGCGAGATCAAGGGCGAGGACGGTTTGCGCTGA
- a CDS encoding ABC transporter ATP-binding protein yields the protein MSLLRVSGLSRSFGGLKAVDDVSFDLHAGQLLALIGPNGAGKSTCFNMVNGQLQPSSGSILLDGHELVGMRPRDIWRRGVGRTFQIAATFNSMTVLENVQMALVSREKKTFGLWKPAGSHYADEAFALLEQVGMGAHAQRACGVLAYGDVKRVELAIALANRPKLLLMDEPTAGMAPKERNELMALTQRLVSEHKIGVLFTEHSMDVVFAYADRMIVLARGKLIAEGDADTIRNDARVQEVYFGTGKTFRPHAPLQDAAANAQSGRGTLQ from the coding sequence ATGAGTCTGCTGCGCGTAAGCGGTCTGTCGCGATCGTTCGGGGGACTGAAGGCGGTCGACGACGTTTCGTTCGATCTCCACGCCGGTCAACTGCTGGCGCTGATCGGTCCCAACGGCGCGGGTAAATCGACCTGTTTCAACATGGTCAACGGCCAGTTGCAGCCGTCGTCGGGTTCGATTCTGCTGGACGGTCATGAACTCGTCGGCATGCGGCCGCGCGATATCTGGCGGCGCGGCGTCGGCCGCACGTTCCAGATCGCCGCGACGTTCAACTCGATGACGGTGCTCGAAAACGTGCAGATGGCGCTGGTGTCGCGCGAGAAAAAGACCTTCGGCCTATGGAAGCCAGCGGGCTCGCACTATGCCGACGAAGCGTTCGCGCTGCTCGAACAGGTCGGCATGGGCGCGCACGCGCAGCGCGCGTGCGGCGTGCTCGCGTATGGCGACGTGAAGCGCGTCGAACTCGCGATCGCGCTCGCGAACCGGCCGAAGCTGCTGCTGATGGACGAGCCGACCGCCGGCATGGCGCCGAAGGAGCGTAACGAATTGATGGCGTTGACCCAGCGTCTGGTGAGCGAACACAAGATCGGCGTGCTGTTCACCGAGCACAGCATGGACGTCGTATTCGCGTACGCCGACCGGATGATCGTGCTCGCACGCGGCAAGCTGATCGCCGAGGGCGACGCCGACACGATCCGCAACGACGCGCGCGTGCAGGAGGTCTATTTCGGCACCGGGAAGACGTTCCGGCCGCACGCGCCGTTACAGGACGCCGCGGCCAATGCGCAGAGCGGCCGGGGGACGTTGCAATGA
- a CDS encoding amidohydrolase family protein, giving the protein MAAETLTGLSGKVAVTNIGLLLSGDIDQPIVDADTLVIDDGLIVALGREKDCDLEGARTTVDCKGTTVAPGLIDSHVHPVFGDWTPRQNQLGWIESNLNGGVTTMISAGEVHLPGRPKDVLGVKALAITAQRSFEGMRAAGVGGGVKVLAGAPVLEKGMVEQDFKELSEAGVKLLGEVGLGSVKGGEEAQQMVAWARKYGIQSTIHTGGPSIPGSGLIDRDVVLAADADVIGHVNGGHTSLSYRHVCDLCEQSSRALEIVHNGNERIALLTARHAIELKCPHRIILGTDSPAGSGVQPLGILRMIALIASLADVPAEIAFCFATGNTARQRNLRQGLIEVGRPADLVFMDRAQHTAADTLLESVQLGDIPGVGMVMIDGLIRCRRSRNTPPATEVPVVL; this is encoded by the coding sequence ATGGCGGCAGAGACGTTGACAGGCTTGTCGGGCAAGGTCGCGGTAACGAACATCGGGCTGCTGTTGTCGGGCGATATCGATCAGCCGATCGTCGACGCGGACACGCTGGTGATCGACGACGGCTTGATCGTCGCGCTCGGCCGCGAAAAAGACTGCGATCTCGAAGGCGCGCGCACGACGGTCGACTGCAAAGGCACGACGGTCGCGCCGGGCCTGATCGACTCGCACGTGCATCCGGTGTTCGGTGACTGGACGCCGCGCCAGAATCAGCTCGGCTGGATCGAGTCGAATCTGAACGGTGGCGTGACCACGATGATCTCGGCCGGCGAAGTGCATTTGCCTGGCCGGCCGAAAGACGTGCTCGGCGTGAAGGCGCTCGCGATCACCGCGCAGCGCTCGTTCGAAGGCATGCGCGCGGCCGGCGTCGGTGGCGGCGTCAAGGTGCTGGCGGGCGCACCGGTGCTCGAGAAGGGCATGGTCGAGCAGGACTTCAAGGAGCTGTCCGAGGCCGGCGTGAAGCTGCTCGGCGAAGTCGGCCTCGGCAGCGTGAAGGGCGGCGAGGAAGCCCAACAGATGGTTGCGTGGGCCCGCAAGTACGGCATCCAGAGCACGATTCACACGGGCGGTCCGTCGATCCCGGGCTCGGGCCTGATCGATCGCGACGTGGTGCTCGCCGCCGATGCCGACGTGATCGGCCACGTCAACGGCGGGCATACCTCGCTGTCGTATCGGCACGTGTGCGATCTGTGCGAGCAGTCGAGCCGCGCGCTCGAAATCGTCCACAACGGCAACGAGCGCATCGCGTTGCTGACCGCGCGGCATGCGATCGAATTGAAGTGCCCGCACCGGATCATTCTCGGCACCGATAGCCCGGCCGGCTCGGGCGTGCAACCGCTCGGCATTCTGCGCATGATCGCGCTGATCGCGAGCTTGGCCGACGTACCCGCCGAAATCGCGTTCTGCTTTGCGACCGGTAATACCGCGCGGCAGCGCAACCTGCGCCAGGGGCTGATCGAGGTGGGCCGTCCCGCCGATCTCGTGTTCATGGACCGCGCGCAGCATACGGCCGCCGACACGCTGCTCGAAAGCGTGCAGCTCGGCGATATTCCGGGTGTGGGCATGGTGATGATCGATGGTTTGATCCGTTGCCGGCGCAGCCGCAATACGCCGCCCGCGACCGAAGTGCCGGTGGTGCTGTGA
- a CDS encoding UPF0280 family protein has product MTPTRIRLDAQRFHWQHGPIDLILGADGEPDAVRAAYDACWQRFSGVLETLVGELRVLRQPMPALAALRDCPLHGPVARRMWRACHPHRARFITPMAAVAGSVADELIAVFARDGISRAFINNGGDIALHLAAGQQYRVGVFADLAQFSGMRFAQAHALDAHLTLDARQPIRGIATSGWRGRSFSLGIADSVTVLARDAASADAAATMIANAVDLDHAGIVRRAASSLKDDSDLGDLLVTVDVPSLPRPLIDLALARGVELAAQLREQGLIEGAALFLQGRARVTGIADSRALSTTRASLTTEAPCSKYAAC; this is encoded by the coding sequence TCGGGGCCGACGGCGAGCCCGACGCAGTGCGTGCCGCGTACGACGCGTGCTGGCAGCGTTTCAGCGGCGTGCTGGAGACACTGGTCGGCGAATTGCGCGTGCTTCGCCAGCCGATGCCGGCGCTCGCGGCGTTGCGTGATTGCCCGCTTCACGGGCCGGTCGCGCGGCGCATGTGGCGCGCGTGCCATCCGCATCGCGCGCGCTTCATCACGCCGATGGCAGCGGTGGCAGGCAGCGTCGCGGACGAACTGATCGCCGTCTTCGCGCGCGACGGCATCTCGCGTGCGTTCATCAATAACGGTGGTGACATCGCGCTGCACCTGGCCGCCGGGCAGCAGTATCGCGTGGGCGTGTTCGCGGACCTCGCGCAATTTTCGGGCATGCGTTTCGCGCAGGCGCATGCGCTCGACGCGCACCTGACGCTCGACGCGCGACAGCCGATCCGAGGCATTGCGACGAGCGGCTGGCGCGGCCGCAGCTTCAGTCTCGGCATCGCCGATAGCGTGACGGTGCTCGCGCGCGATGCCGCGAGCGCCGACGCCGCCGCGACGATGATCGCCAACGCGGTCGATCTCGACCATGCGGGCATCGTGCGGCGTGCGGCATCGTCGCTGAAGGACGATAGCGATCTCGGCGATCTGCTGGTGACCGTCGATGTGCCGAGCCTGCCGCGGCCGCTGATCGATCTCGCGCTGGCGCGCGGCGTCGAGCTCGCCGCGCAGCTGCGCGAGCAGGGTTTGATCGAAGGCGCCGCGCTGTTCCTGCAAGGGCGGGCGCGCGTCACAGGCATCGCCGATTCACGCGCGCTGTCCACCACGCGCGCTTCACTGACAACGGAGGCTCCGTGTTCGAAATACGCCGCGTGCTGA